A genomic segment from Streptomyces sp. NBC_00459 encodes:
- a CDS encoding amidohydrolase family protein has protein sequence MSYGLIDVHAHLLPDFYVQQATAAGHAHPDGMGGWPSWSVQAHLDLMDRHGIESAMLSMSSPGVHFGDDKAARLLARRVNEYTAELTRDHPGRFGNFASLPLPDVDGALEEIAYVFDELGADGVALMTHTHGVYLGDQRLDAVFAELDRRRAVVFLHPTSPVCWERSALGRPRPMVEYIFDTARTVTDLVMAGVLTRHPNMRVIVPHCGGAIPVLADRINEFMSLFLPEQQAPSPDAVQQLRGLYYDMAGTAFPRQVPALLKLVDPDRVLFGSDYCWTPAPLAGAHIAAIDAAAPPAQDTTWRSLTTANAQRLFPRTTR, from the coding sequence ATGTCGTACGGCCTCATCGACGTTCACGCCCACCTCCTTCCCGACTTCTACGTCCAACAGGCGACGGCGGCCGGCCACGCCCACCCCGACGGCATGGGCGGCTGGCCGTCCTGGTCCGTGCAAGCCCACCTAGACCTGATGGACCGCCACGGCATCGAGTCCGCGATGCTGTCCATGTCCTCCCCCGGCGTGCACTTCGGCGACGACAAAGCGGCCCGCCTCCTGGCCCGGCGCGTCAACGAGTACACCGCCGAACTGACCCGGGACCACCCGGGCCGCTTCGGCAACTTCGCCTCCCTCCCCCTCCCGGATGTGGACGGCGCGCTGGAGGAGATCGCATATGTCTTCGACGAACTCGGCGCCGACGGCGTGGCATTGATGACACACACGCACGGCGTCTACCTGGGTGACCAGCGCCTGGACGCGGTCTTCGCGGAACTCGACCGCCGCCGCGCCGTGGTCTTCCTGCACCCCACCTCACCGGTGTGCTGGGAACGGTCCGCTCTCGGCAGACCGCGTCCGATGGTCGAGTACATCTTCGACACGGCCCGCACCGTCACTGACCTGGTGATGGCGGGCGTCCTGACGCGTCACCCGAACATGCGGGTGATCGTCCCGCACTGCGGCGGCGCGATTCCCGTCCTGGCCGACCGCATCAACGAGTTCATGAGCCTGTTCCTGCCTGAGCAGCAGGCGCCCAGCCCCGACGCGGTGCAGCAACTCCGCGGTCTGTACTACGACATGGCGGGCACTGCCTTCCCGCGCCAGGTCCCCGCGTTGCTGAAGCTCGTCGACCCTGACCGCGTGCTCTTCGGCAGCGACTACTGCTGGACGCCTGCGCCGCTGGCCGGCGCCCACATCGCGGCGATCGACGCGGCCGCACCACCGGCGCAGGACACGACATGGCGTTCGCTCACTACGGCGAACGCCCAACGCCTGTTTCCGCGGACAACGCGGTGA
- a CDS encoding S8 family serine peptidase: MSQQHLGRRSRLGGRAASLLAPAVAGSLLLLAAGPPAQAAPTGPAARQPADTTRQTYAAGTYLVQLADQPVATYGGTAPAPGEKVNPRSQAVRDHLGRLKQARDQVLDEVRGVTPLYSYQYVLNGFSAKLTAGQAAELARTPGVVSMTRSEASHLVAADTMAGTAATAATAGTPTATTAGSLPPADTVGFLGLKKPGGLYSKIPGGQRNAGEGMIIGLLDSGIDTNNPSLRALPEPRPDAEVIAKKWKGGCDPGDDPAHRVTCNNKVIGAQYYNKDVFDPGQDDWPSPMDPEAHGTHTATTAAGLADVPASVPDTAISGRISGIAPAARIAAYKVCWNSVCGTADIVAAMDRAVADGVDVINYSIAGAFDEPANRPEYMALFNAAKAGVFISAASGNSGPGTAANGIPWVTTVAASTHDVGYRTTVTLGDGASYSGVGTSASAVPSAPLVDAAKAGRSGADATAAGQCRTGTLDPDQVKGAIVLCAYGGVVLTDKSDEVEAAGGAGMVLYNVTPIDAQIAGAYTVPSVHVDRATGVAIKAYADSTGATAVLGAARAVHQEAPEVANFSSSGPDVNSGGDLLQPDVTAPGVDITAGTTPGGSGGAFKGEQGLMSGTSMSTPHVAGLALLLRQLHPDWSPMEVKSALMTTATTKDSAGRPIQRSGAAATPLDYGGGHVAPNPADDPGLVYDSTSADWTAYLCALGRPPVTAADGGDACATARKTDPSDLNSPTISVGDLAGKQTVTRTVTNVSATTGVYTAALRTPPGYEAQLSPERLVVPPGGSATYQVAFTRTDAAFGKWSYGSVSWSDKTHRVRSAVALRASALDIPAEATGEGATGAVTFTPKVGFDGTLTTTVRGLYAGTVKSGTLTGVNTDFDPSRPSPSVAKAEFTVLEGAGLARVAILSAEHLAGSDLDLWVLDKDGHLLTRPGSSNDEHADLEPGTYTVYVIQYALPPGVTSQTYTLHTWLIGPDTPDHPATVTPATHPVSRGDTVPTTVSWRNLPAGGVYLGLVGYGDGPDTVGTTVLTVTP; encoded by the coding sequence GTGTCTCAGCAGCACCTCGGCCGACGCAGCCGCCTCGGCGGCAGAGCCGCGTCGCTCCTGGCCCCGGCAGTCGCCGGCAGCCTTCTGCTTCTCGCCGCCGGCCCGCCCGCGCAGGCCGCGCCCACCGGCCCGGCGGCGCGGCAACCGGCCGACACCACCCGGCAGACGTACGCCGCCGGCACCTACCTCGTCCAACTCGCCGACCAGCCCGTCGCCACGTACGGCGGGACCGCGCCGGCGCCCGGAGAGAAGGTGAACCCGCGCTCCCAAGCCGTACGCGACCACCTCGGCCGACTGAAGCAGGCACGCGACCAGGTGCTGGACGAGGTGCGGGGCGTCACTCCGCTGTACAGCTACCAGTACGTACTGAACGGGTTCTCCGCAAAACTGACGGCCGGTCAGGCCGCGGAACTGGCCCGCACCCCCGGCGTCGTCTCGATGACCCGCAGCGAGGCGAGCCATCTGGTCGCCGCGGACACCATGGCCGGTACCGCGGCCACGGCCGCCACAGCAGGTACCCCGACCGCGACCACCGCAGGCTCTCTCCCGCCCGCCGACACGGTCGGGTTCCTCGGTCTGAAGAAGCCCGGTGGTCTGTACTCCAAGATCCCCGGCGGTCAGCGGAACGCGGGGGAGGGGATGATCATCGGTCTTCTGGACTCCGGGATCGACACCAACAACCCGTCGTTGCGGGCCCTTCCGGAGCCCCGGCCCGACGCCGAGGTCATCGCCAAGAAGTGGAAGGGCGGCTGTGACCCCGGCGACGACCCCGCGCACCGGGTCACCTGCAACAACAAGGTGATCGGCGCCCAGTACTACAACAAGGACGTCTTCGACCCGGGGCAGGACGACTGGCCGTCCCCGATGGACCCCGAGGCCCACGGCACGCACACCGCGACCACGGCGGCCGGCCTCGCCGACGTGCCCGCCTCGGTGCCCGACACCGCGATATCCGGCCGGATATCCGGGATAGCCCCGGCCGCGCGCATCGCCGCCTACAAGGTGTGCTGGAACAGCGTCTGCGGGACGGCCGACATCGTCGCAGCCATGGACAGGGCCGTGGCCGATGGTGTGGACGTCATCAACTACTCCATCGCCGGCGCGTTCGACGAGCCCGCCAACCGCCCCGAGTACATGGCGTTGTTCAACGCCGCCAAGGCCGGCGTCTTCATCTCGGCAGCCTCGGGCAACTCGGGGCCCGGCACCGCCGCGAACGGGATTCCGTGGGTGACGACCGTAGCCGCCTCCACCCATGACGTCGGCTACCGCACGACCGTCACCCTCGGCGACGGCGCCTCCTACTCCGGCGTCGGCACCAGCGCCTCCGCCGTGCCGTCCGCGCCGCTCGTCGACGCGGCGAAGGCGGGCAGGAGCGGCGCGGACGCCACCGCGGCCGGGCAGTGCCGGACCGGCACCCTCGACCCGGACCAGGTGAAGGGCGCCATCGTGCTCTGCGCGTACGGCGGCGTCGTCCTGACCGACAAGAGCGACGAGGTCGAGGCGGCGGGCGGCGCCGGCATGGTGCTGTACAACGTCACCCCGATCGACGCGCAGATCGCCGGCGCCTACACCGTCCCGTCCGTCCACGTCGACCGGGCCACCGGCGTGGCGATCAAGGCGTACGCCGACAGTACCGGCGCCACCGCCGTGCTCGGTGCGGCGCGGGCCGTGCACCAAGAGGCGCCGGAGGTGGCCAACTTCTCCTCCAGCGGCCCGGACGTCAACAGTGGCGGCGACCTGCTCCAGCCCGACGTCACAGCCCCCGGCGTGGACATCACCGCCGGCACCACCCCGGGCGGTTCCGGCGGTGCCTTCAAGGGCGAGCAGGGCCTCATGTCCGGTACGTCCATGTCCACGCCGCACGTGGCCGGGCTGGCCCTGCTGCTGCGCCAGTTGCACCCCGACTGGTCTCCGATGGAGGTCAAGTCGGCCCTGATGACCACCGCCACCACCAAGGACAGCGCGGGCAGGCCGATCCAGCGCTCCGGCGCCGCGGCCACCCCACTCGACTACGGCGGCGGGCACGTCGCCCCGAACCCGGCCGACGACCCGGGCCTGGTCTACGACTCCACGTCCGCCGACTGGACGGCGTACCTGTGCGCCCTGGGTCGGCCTCCGGTGACCGCCGCCGACGGCGGCGACGCCTGCGCCACCGCCCGGAAGACCGACCCGAGCGACCTCAACTCCCCGACGATCTCGGTGGGTGACCTCGCGGGGAAGCAGACCGTGACCCGCACCGTCACCAACGTCTCCGCCACCACCGGTGTCTACACCGCCGCGCTGCGGACGCCGCCCGGCTACGAGGCCCAACTTTCGCCGGAGAGGCTGGTCGTCCCGCCCGGCGGCTCGGCCACCTACCAGGTCGCCTTCACCCGCACCGACGCCGCCTTCGGGAAGTGGTCGTACGGATCGGTGAGCTGGAGCGACAAGACCCACCGGGTGCGCAGCGCCGTCGCCCTGCGGGCCTCGGCACTCGACATCCCGGCCGAGGCGACCGGCGAGGGCGCCACCGGCGCGGTCACCTTCACCCCGAAGGTCGGCTTCGACGGCACCCTCACCACCACCGTGCGGGGCCTGTACGCGGGCACGGTCAAGAGCGGCACCCTGACCGGCGTGAACACCGACTTCGACCCGTCGCGCCCGTCGCCCTCCGTGGCCAAGGCCGAGTTCACCGTTCTGGAGGGCGCCGGCCTGGCCCGCGTCGCGATCCTCTCCGCCGAACATCTCGCAGGCAGTGACCTGGATCTGTGGGTGCTGGACAAGGACGGCCACCTGCTCACCAGGCCCGGCAGCAGCAACGACGAGCATGCCGACCTCGAGCCGGGCACGTACACGGTGTACGTCATCCAGTACGCCCTGCCGCCGGGCGTCACCAGCCAGACGTACACCCTCCACACCTGGCTGATCGGCCCGGACACCCCCGACCACCCGGCCACCGTCACTCCGGCCACGCACCCGGTCTCCCGCGGCGACACCGTCCCGACCACCGTCTCCTGGCGGAACCTCCCGGCCGGCGGCGTCTACCTCGGCCTGGTCGGCTACGGCGACGGCCCGGACACCGTCGGCACAACTGTCCTGACCGTCACCCCGTAG
- a CDS encoding FtsX-like permease family protein has translation MRALDRTTWTLTWRLTRAGGRTGLLATSLSVAAAAISTALLLICVAVNLGFQQRADRIDWRTPVKSAAPVAVEAVGTTFSGGTPVTVVDVAQLPGKKAPAPPGMPRFPEPGEVWVSPALADLLHRLPTDRHPVPGTVAGTLGRAAVAHPGDLVAVVGHRPTAVAVTTPRADDARRPGDTVTPTRVADFTGRRSTDGIGSGYVALAKIATILVVVPLLVLGASSARLSVSRRDQRLAALRLIGATPGRIAGMTAAEAALTGAAGALLGTIGYGLLMPATARVSVAGGSWYAADLWVGLPMLLAVLAGVVAMVVVSALVGLRQVVVGPLGVARRSKPPRMSFLRALAFVAVIVGYSLFTQEHKSDVNGPLVFFAAVFLALSVIGPWVVGVLGRIICALAQKPATLLAGRRLLDDPKSGWRTVSGLTLAGFVAGFFALFAISGVSPWGHPDTLAVAVPKSRAAVVQQDARHRLEHAGITATIGTDTDWVATGGGENSVQVTATMPGGTEQLDRARTALTSLVPGQYPVTGTDIDWSTRLFADDFSNATRVILGVTFITAIASAGITAAASVLDRRRTYGLLRLAGTPLRTLDAARRKETLLPVAVLAGGAALTGIFTAAPLTLGEGSSIETGGLVLLALCFGVGVAGLLAAGALSRPLLRSVTEQSGPRPE, from the coding sequence ATGAGGGCCCTGGACCGCACCACCTGGACCCTGACCTGGCGGCTGACCCGCGCCGGAGGCCGCACCGGGCTGCTGGCCACCTCCCTGTCCGTCGCCGCGGCCGCCATCAGCACCGCGCTCCTGCTGATCTGCGTGGCCGTCAACCTCGGTTTCCAGCAGCGAGCCGACCGCATCGACTGGCGCACCCCCGTCAAGTCCGCGGCTCCGGTTGCCGTCGAGGCGGTCGGTACCACCTTCAGCGGCGGTACCCCCGTCACGGTCGTCGACGTGGCACAGCTCCCGGGCAAGAAGGCCCCCGCCCCGCCCGGCATGCCCCGCTTCCCTGAGCCGGGCGAGGTGTGGGTCTCCCCGGCCCTCGCCGACCTGCTCCACCGCCTTCCCACCGACCGGCATCCCGTGCCCGGCACCGTGGCGGGAACCCTCGGCCGCGCCGCGGTGGCCCACCCCGGCGACCTGGTCGCGGTCGTCGGCCACAGGCCGACCGCCGTCGCCGTCACCACCCCGCGCGCAGACGATGCGCGCCGCCCCGGGGACACCGTCACCCCCACCAGGGTCGCCGACTTCACCGGACGGCGCTCGACCGACGGCATCGGCAGCGGGTACGTGGCTCTCGCGAAGATCGCCACCATCCTCGTCGTCGTACCGCTGCTGGTCCTGGGCGCATCCTCCGCCCGCCTGTCGGTCTCCCGCCGCGACCAGCGCCTCGCCGCGCTGCGGCTCATCGGTGCCACCCCGGGCCGGATCGCCGGGATGACCGCCGCCGAGGCGGCCCTCACCGGCGCGGCGGGCGCGCTGCTGGGCACCATCGGATACGGACTGCTCATGCCGGCCACCGCGCGGGTGTCCGTGGCGGGCGGCTCCTGGTACGCGGCAGACCTGTGGGTGGGGCTCCCGATGCTGCTCGCCGTGCTCGCCGGTGTCGTCGCCATGGTGGTCGTCAGCGCGCTCGTCGGGCTGCGCCAGGTCGTCGTCGGCCCCCTGGGCGTGGCGCGCCGCTCCAAGCCACCCCGCATGAGCTTCCTGCGCGCCCTGGCCTTCGTCGCGGTGATCGTGGGCTACAGCTTGTTCACCCAGGAGCACAAGAGCGATGTCAACGGCCCCCTCGTGTTCTTCGCCGCGGTCTTCCTCGCCCTGTCCGTGATCGGCCCGTGGGTGGTCGGCGTCCTCGGGCGGATCATCTGCGCCCTTGCCCAGAAGCCGGCGACCCTGCTGGCCGGCCGCCGCCTGCTGGACGATCCCAAGAGCGGCTGGCGTACGGTCTCCGGGCTCACCCTCGCCGGATTCGTGGCCGGGTTCTTCGCTCTCTTCGCGATCTCAGGCGTCTCTCCGTGGGGACATCCCGACACCCTTGCCGTGGCTGTTCCCAAAAGCCGGGCGGCCGTGGTCCAACAGGATGCGCGGCATCGCCTGGAACACGCGGGGATCACCGCCACCATCGGCACGGACACCGACTGGGTCGCCACGGGCGGCGGCGAGAACAGCGTCCAGGTCACCGCCACCATGCCCGGCGGCACCGAGCAGCTGGACCGCGCCCGCACCGCGCTGACGTCCCTCGTACCCGGCCAGTACCCGGTCACCGGAACCGACATCGACTGGTCGACCAGGTTGTTCGCAGACGACTTCTCCAACGCCACCCGGGTCATCCTCGGCGTCACCTTCATCACCGCGATCGCCTCCGCGGGCATCACCGCGGCCGCCTCCGTCCTGGACCGCCGCCGCACCTACGGCCTGCTCCGCCTCGCGGGTACACCGCTGCGGACCCTGGACGCCGCCCGCCGCAAGGAGACCCTCCTCCCCGTGGCCGTCCTCGCCGGCGGAGCAGCCCTGACAGGCATCTTCACCGCCGCCCCGCTCACCCTCGGTGAGGGCTCGAGTATCGAAACCGGCGGCCTGGTCCTGCTCGCCCTGTGCTTCGGCGTCGGCGTCGCGGGACTGCTGGCGGCCGGCGCGCTCAGCCGCCCGCTGCTGAGGTCGGTCACGGAGCAGTCAGGCCCACGCCCCGAGTAA
- a CDS encoding ABC transporter ATP-binding protein — protein sequence MNSYRTTAAYPVLVAAGLKKSYGPTRALAGVDVSVSGGESLAIMGPSGSGKSTLLHCLAGIERPDEGQVMLAGERSETGVPSDGAWVSVEQLDEPHRSELRRTRFGFVFQSGQLLPELPADENVALPLMLGGMPRRQAVQKARGWFPPLGLAGMEERRPGQLSGGQAQRVAIARALVGSPQVIFADEPTGALDQVTGMEVIDLLVTTTRRQRTALVVVTHDEDVARWCDRTIRVRDGRLSEDHRTPDGAAVTSAVAHAARGTAGRPADYDADARYDR from the coding sequence ATGAACTCGTACCGCACGACCGCTGCCTACCCCGTCCTGGTGGCCGCCGGTCTGAAGAAGTCCTACGGTCCGACCCGCGCCCTGGCCGGTGTCGACGTGTCCGTCTCGGGGGGCGAGTCGCTGGCGATCATGGGCCCGTCCGGGTCGGGCAAGTCCACCCTGCTGCACTGCCTCGCCGGCATCGAACGCCCCGACGAGGGCCAGGTGATGCTCGCCGGCGAGCGAAGCGAGACGGGGGTCCCCTCGGACGGAGCCTGGGTGAGCGTGGAACAGCTGGACGAGCCGCACCGCAGCGAGCTGCGCCGGACCCGCTTCGGCTTCGTCTTCCAGTCCGGCCAACTGCTGCCGGAGCTGCCCGCCGACGAGAACGTGGCCCTGCCGTTGATGCTCGGTGGCATGCCCCGCCGCCAAGCGGTCCAGAAGGCGCGGGGGTGGTTCCCGCCGCTGGGCCTCGCGGGCATGGAGGAGCGGCGGCCCGGACAACTGTCCGGCGGGCAGGCGCAGCGTGTGGCCATCGCACGCGCGCTGGTCGGCAGCCCCCAGGTGATCTTCGCCGACGAGCCCACGGGCGCACTGGACCAGGTCACCGGCATGGAGGTCATCGACCTCCTGGTCACCACCACCCGCAGGCAGCGAACCGCACTCGTCGTGGTCACCCACGACGAGGACGTGGCGCGCTGGTGCGACCGCACCATCCGCGTCCGCGACGGCCGCCTGTCCGAGGACCACCGGACGCCGGACGGGGCCGCGGTCACGAGCGCCGTCGCCCACGCCGCCCGGGGCACCGCCGGACGCCCAGCCGACTACGACGCGGACGCGAGGTACGACCGATGA
- a CDS encoding DUF4333 domain-containing protein → MKYAAVSLVTATVVAVGGFAFVAVPRLLSTESTSTAGATGAVSRAEVEKQVRENYSVPLIQEKPKSVSCAGGLKPRQHDSVECTVTSKNGKRQQIMVSVTKANGNGVSYDYAVLEN, encoded by the coding sequence ATGAAATACGCCGCTGTGTCCCTGGTGACCGCCACCGTCGTGGCCGTGGGCGGGTTCGCTTTCGTGGCCGTACCGCGGCTGCTGAGTACGGAGTCGACCAGCACCGCCGGTGCCACCGGGGCCGTGAGCCGTGCAGAGGTCGAGAAACAGGTCCGCGAGAACTACTCCGTGCCGCTCATCCAGGAGAAGCCGAAATCCGTGAGCTGCGCCGGAGGTCTCAAGCCACGGCAGCACGACTCGGTCGAGTGCACTGTGACGTCCAAGAACGGGAAGCGGCAGCAGATCATGGTGTCCGTGACCAAGGCCAACGGGAACGGTGTCTCGTACGACTACGCGGTGCTGGAGAATTAG
- a CDS encoding aldo/keto reductase: protein MHTRTLGRDLHVSAIGLGVMGMSQSYGPNPGDRTDMIAVLRDAVDRGVTFFDTAEVYGPYVNEELLGEALAPVRDQAVIATKFGFRIENGAPAGLNSRPEQIRAVATASLKRLRVETLDLFYQHRVDPDVPIEDVAGAVGELVQEGKVRCFGLSEASAQTIRRAHAVHPVTAVQSEYSLWTRDPEHEVLPTCSELGIGFVPFSPLGKGFLTGTVDATTPFTADDVRTNIPRFTAENRAANQALVDHVNLLAQAKDATPGQVALAWLLAQHPSVVPIPGTRRTARIEENIGATRLPLSADDLADLNGLAGRIGVQGNRYNEHHMSLVDK from the coding sequence ATGCACACCCGAACACTCGGACGCGACCTGCATGTCTCCGCCATCGGTCTCGGCGTCATGGGAATGTCCCAGAGCTACGGCCCCAATCCCGGCGATCGCACCGACATGATCGCCGTACTGCGTGACGCCGTGGACCGTGGAGTCACGTTCTTCGACACCGCGGAGGTGTACGGCCCCTACGTCAACGAAGAGCTCCTGGGAGAAGCCCTCGCCCCGGTGCGAGACCAGGCAGTGATCGCCACCAAGTTCGGATTCCGCATCGAGAACGGCGCCCCCGCCGGACTCAACAGCCGGCCCGAGCAGATCCGAGCCGTCGCCACGGCCTCCCTCAAACGGCTCAGGGTCGAAACGCTCGACCTTTTCTACCAGCACCGCGTCGATCCGGACGTGCCGATCGAAGACGTCGCCGGAGCCGTGGGGGAGCTCGTGCAGGAAGGCAAGGTGCGCTGTTTCGGGCTTTCCGAGGCCAGTGCGCAGACCATCCGCCGCGCCCACGCGGTCCACCCGGTGACGGCAGTACAGAGCGAGTACTCGCTGTGGACCCGGGACCCCGAACATGAGGTTCTGCCGACCTGCTCGGAACTCGGCATCGGATTCGTACCCTTCAGCCCGCTCGGCAAGGGGTTCCTGACCGGGACGGTGGACGCCACGACGCCATTCACCGCCGACGACGTCCGCACGAACATCCCACGGTTCACAGCCGAGAACCGGGCAGCGAACCAAGCGCTCGTCGACCACGTCAACCTGCTCGCGCAGGCCAAGGACGCCACACCGGGCCAGGTCGCGCTCGCCTGGCTGCTCGCACAGCATCCGTCGGTCGTTCCGATCCCCGGAACCCGGCGCACCGCACGCATCGAGGAGAACATCGGCGCCACCCGACTGCCCCTCTCCGCCGACGACCTCGCCGACCTCAACGGACTCGCCGGCCGCATCGGGGTACAGGGAAACCGCTACAACGAGCACCACATGTCCCTGGTCGACAAGTAG
- a CDS encoding amidohydrolase family protein gives MRIDTHAHVYPSDYLDFLADSGVTTTGGQRGLGADDTDKELEARFSLMERAGVDRQVISASPLTGALPDPVQAAAAARMINDRYVDLVDRHPDHFLAFVVLPLPHVDVALAELARVLDAPGVVGVALTTSAAGRALTDPAFAPVWQELDRRGSVMYLHPSGDGVASPQINDHHLTWMVGAPVEDTVVAAQLITRGFVTRYPRVRILNSHFGGALPMLLERWDNLAHFEAPEAPLPPSRAARLMWYDTVAHSSQTALRAAVQAVGADRLVLGSDFPYQGGEHYLDTVAYIERAGLDAEDTQGILAGNAESLLGLA, from the coding sequence ATGCGCATCGACACGCACGCTCACGTCTACCCCAGCGACTACCTGGACTTCCTGGCCGACTCGGGCGTCACGACCACCGGCGGCCAGCGCGGGCTCGGGGCCGACGACACCGACAAGGAACTCGAGGCCCGCTTCTCCCTGATGGAACGGGCCGGTGTGGACCGGCAGGTGATCTCGGCCTCACCGCTGACGGGCGCACTGCCGGATCCGGTTCAGGCCGCCGCAGCCGCACGCATGATCAACGACCGGTACGTCGACCTGGTGGACCGCCACCCCGACCACTTCCTGGCCTTCGTCGTGCTTCCTCTGCCGCACGTCGACGTGGCCTTGGCCGAACTCGCCCGCGTCCTCGACGCGCCGGGGGTGGTGGGCGTTGCCCTGACCACCTCGGCCGCGGGCCGGGCGCTGACCGACCCGGCCTTCGCACCGGTGTGGCAGGAACTCGACCGCCGCGGTTCCGTGATGTACCTCCACCCCTCCGGTGACGGCGTCGCCTCCCCGCAGATCAACGACCACCACCTCACCTGGATGGTCGGAGCGCCCGTGGAGGACACCGTCGTAGCGGCCCAGCTCATCACCCGTGGGTTCGTGACGCGCTACCCCCGTGTACGCATCCTCAACTCCCACTTCGGCGGCGCGTTGCCCATGCTGCTGGAGCGGTGGGACAACCTTGCCCACTTCGAGGCACCCGAGGCCCCCCTTCCGCCAAGCCGGGCGGCGCGCCTGATGTGGTACGACACCGTCGCCCACAGTTCCCAGACGGCGCTCCGGGCCGCGGTCCAGGCGGTCGGCGCGGACCGGCTCGTCCTCGGCAGCGACTTCCCGTACCAGGGCGGCGAGCACTACCTCGACACCGTCGCCTACATCGAACGGGCCGGTCTCGACGCGGAGGACACCCAGGGCATCCTGGCCGGCAACGCCGAATCACTTCTGGGACTGGCCTGA
- a CDS encoding YdcF family protein — MPIVIFAILAGLAFLLLLARTRQDPRRFGNAVLLGLCLVLLTLALLAQMAAGSAPPPLLAAMTLALVLLALGVLALAFFLMANAVTMVRKEGPRPANLLSGLAGLAVLGCVSLTVTAADVDSPPLRHIAGAVLLVAGYVSYVFLSFLAYAFLYARLKVRHDVDFVVVLGSGLIGGSRVPPLLASRLERARAVYEAQAARGRPPVLVTSGGQGPDEDLPEAEAMADYLIARGVPERHVVRENRSRTTEENLRFSEALMRQREPDHRCVVVTNNFHVFRAALTARRTGVNGQVTGSPTAAYFWPSATIREFAAIFLHYRAVNLGSCALLGLLGFLLPS, encoded by the coding sequence ATGCCTATCGTCATTTTCGCGATCCTCGCCGGGCTGGCCTTCCTGCTCCTCCTGGCCCGGACGCGGCAAGACCCCCGCCGCTTCGGCAACGCCGTCCTCCTCGGACTGTGCCTCGTCCTGCTGACTCTGGCGCTGCTCGCCCAAATGGCAGCCGGCAGCGCGCCCCCACCCCTCCTCGCGGCGATGACCCTCGCCCTCGTGCTGCTGGCTCTGGGGGTGCTCGCGCTCGCGTTCTTCCTGATGGCGAACGCGGTGACGATGGTCCGCAAGGAGGGCCCACGCCCCGCCAACCTGCTCTCCGGGCTGGCGGGGCTGGCCGTCCTCGGCTGCGTCTCGCTCACCGTGACGGCCGCCGACGTCGACTCGCCGCCGTTGCGGCACATCGCCGGAGCGGTCCTCCTCGTGGCCGGCTACGTCTCGTACGTCTTCCTGTCGTTCCTCGCCTACGCCTTCCTCTACGCGCGGCTGAAGGTCCGTCACGACGTGGACTTCGTCGTCGTCCTCGGCTCCGGTCTGATCGGCGGCTCCCGGGTGCCGCCCCTGCTGGCGAGCAGACTGGAGCGGGCGCGTGCGGTGTACGAGGCGCAGGCGGCGCGGGGTAGGCCGCCCGTGCTGGTCACCTCCGGCGGCCAGGGCCCCGACGAGGACCTGCCCGAGGCCGAGGCGATGGCCGACTACCTCATCGCCCGTGGCGTCCCGGAGCGGCATGTCGTACGGGAGAACCGCTCACGCACCACGGAGGAGAACCTGCGCTTCAGCGAGGCGCTCATGCGGCAACGCGAGCCGGACCACCGGTGTGTGGTCGTCACCAACAACTTCCACGTCTTCCGCGCCGCTCTGACGGCCCGGCGCACCGGCGTGAACGGCCAGGTCACCGGCTCGCCCACCGCCGCCTACTTCTGGCCCAGCGCGACCATCCGAGAGTTCGCCGCGATCTTCCTCCACTACCGGGCGGTCAACCTCGGCTCGTGCGCGCTGCTCGGCCTGCTGGGCTTCCTCCTCCCTTCCTGA